Proteins found in one Paenibacillus sp. FSL R10-2782 genomic segment:
- a CDS encoding ABC transporter permease, with translation MKEKWLNISFRYGAVVVIMGVLAFFSATLPYFWTYDNLMDILGSIAIVTFVAIGVTLSLIVDGFDLSVGATVSLTTIVSASLMVWYEQPVAVVIIVSLVVGAVVGLFNSLLIVKLRIPDLLATLAMMYIVSGIHKTYAQGYTIYNHMQFPDGSKAPGEISPAFLILGQGKWLGIPISVILLLLAVAAVHIFLTYTKHGRQMYVTGGNEEAARLSGIRIKKVRTLAYVASGVFAAIAGILYASRVGSGQIDAGSPLLMEAVAAVFVGFSVFGAGKPNVIGTFIGAVLIGVLVNGLTMMNVQYFAHDIVKGIVLVLALAVTFYVLNRRRT, from the coding sequence ATGAAGGAAAAATGGTTAAACATCTCCTTTCGTTATGGGGCTGTAGTCGTAATTATGGGAGTGCTGGCGTTTTTTTCAGCCACATTGCCCTATTTCTGGACGTATGATAATTTGATGGACATTCTTGGCTCAATTGCGATTGTGACTTTCGTCGCAATTGGTGTGACGTTGTCTCTCATCGTGGACGGTTTTGATCTTTCGGTGGGAGCTACGGTGTCTCTGACCACTATTGTTTCAGCTTCGTTGATGGTCTGGTATGAACAGCCTGTTGCGGTGGTCATTATTGTATCTTTGGTTGTTGGTGCGGTGGTGGGACTATTCAACTCATTGTTGATCGTTAAGCTTCGTATTCCCGATTTGCTGGCAACCCTTGCGATGATGTATATTGTAAGCGGGATTCATAAAACGTACGCTCAAGGCTACACCATCTATAATCATATGCAGTTTCCTGATGGCAGCAAGGCGCCAGGGGAAATATCTCCTGCTTTTCTTATTTTGGGACAAGGCAAATGGCTAGGCATCCCGATTTCGGTTATTTTGCTGCTGCTAGCGGTAGCGGCAGTGCATATTTTCTTAACCTACACAAAGCATGGGCGTCAAATGTATGTGACCGGAGGAAATGAGGAAGCAGCTCGTCTGTCAGGCATACGGATAAAAAAAGTTCGCACACTGGCTTACGTCGCTTCAGGCGTATTTGCGGCCATTGCTGGTATTTTGTATGCCTCGCGAGTAGGATCAGGCCAAATTGATGCAGGATCTCCCTTGCTAATGGAGGCGGTAGCCGCCGTTTTTGTAGGATTTTCGGTCTTTGGAGCGGGTAAGCCGAATGTCATTGGTACGTTTATTGGTGCCGTTTTGATCGGGGTATTAGTGAACGGTCTGACGATGATGAATGTGCAGTATTTTGCTCATGATATTGTCAAAGGAATTGTACTGGTGCTCGCGCTGGCTGTCACTTTTTATGTGCTAAACCGTCGCCGTACTTGA